Proteins found in one Pelobates fuscus isolate aPelFus1 chromosome 10, aPelFus1.pri, whole genome shotgun sequence genomic segment:
- the LOC134575191 gene encoding oocyte zinc finger protein XlCOF22-like, with protein sequence MDTSVSPFCKEQSPFSECRSNPMISDKDQKQVTERILSLTLEIIYLLTGEEYISVNRIEKGVMYSNQHVPKGPYRIQSTSTASPLHSLIHERNKDQKILELTNQIIQLLTGEVPIRCEDVTVYFSMEEWEYLEGHKDLYKDVMKENHQTLSSLDKSISGEYHTLEFENKNAEDNESSSGENHLQPSKIENQLVKSQESEFCDEGNLSDVNIYTPTWPTEMESRSTLIKEESASCEGVNLTDTDICKTTENTDIEYTTVYIKDDLAACEEEDLPHMDISTPIEHTSIEDTSTLIKGQTQRREEVNLSNIDKYFTKLTQKEDEATFPENHPKSNQNSVELTSNVPVIEPRTHDSCNHESDKSSQSAHSREAMFYWSECLKSFIGNQSVHTGNKMVASQTRNIFLPKPDPIIPNKSRTGEKRLTCTECGESFTQMSGFIKHQTMHTGEPPISCSECGKYFTLKASLVRHQKIHTGEKPFKCSQCGNCFTRASSLVLHQRIHTGEKPFSCSECGKSFTRAPLLVLHRRIHTGEKPYNCNDCGKCFTQASHLSSHKRIHTGEKPFQCTECGKSYKDSSSLVTHQRIHTGERPFSCSDCGKSYKDGSSLVTHQKNHIGGKPFSCSECGECFTDHFSYTRHTGTHIS encoded by the exons ATGGACACTTCAGTAAGCCCCTTCTGCAAGGAGCAGAGCCCTTTCTCAGAATGTCGGAGTAACCCAATGATATCGGACAAAGACCAGAAACAGGTGACGGAGAGAATATTAAGTCTCAccttggagatcatctacctgctgactggagag GAATACATCAGTGTGAATAGGATTGAGAAGGGTGTTATGTACAGCAATCAGCATGTGCCAAAAGGACCCTACAGAATCCAGAGCACCAGCACGGCATCTCCACTTCACTCACTGATACATgagagaaacaaggaccagaagATCTTGGAACTGACCAATCAGATCATCCAACTGCTAACCGGagag gttcctaTAAGGTGTGAGGATGTCACTGTCTATTTCTCCATGGAGGAGTGGGAGTATCTAGAAGGACACAAGGATCTGTACAAGGACGTAATGAAGGAGAATCACCAGACCCTCAGCTCACTGG ATAAATCTATTTCTGGTGAATATCACACCCTGGAGTTTGAAAACAAAAATGCTGAAGACAATGAATCCAGCAGTGGAGAAAATCATTTGCAGCCAAGCAAAATTGAAAATCAATTGGTAAAATCGCAGGAATCAGAGTTTTGTGACGAAGGAAATCTCTCCGATGTTAACATTTACACACCCACATGGCCTACAGAAATGGAATCTAGATCTACTCTTATTAAGGAGGAGTCAGCCTCATGTGAAGGAGTAAATCTCACAGACACCGACATTTGTAAAACCACAGAAAATACAGACATAGAATATACAACAGTTTATATTAAGGATGATTTAGCTGCATGTGAAGAAGAGGATCTCCCACACATGGACATTTCTACACCCATAGAACATACATCAATAGAGGATACCTCTACGCTTATAAAAGGGCAAACACAAAGGAGGGAAGAAGTGAATTTATCAAATATTgacaaatattttacaaaacttaCTCAAAAAGAAGATGAAGCTACCTTTCCTGAAAATCATCCAAAAAGTAATCAAAATTCTGTAGAACTAACCTCTAATGTCCCAGTAATTGAACCTAGGACACATGATAGTTGTAATCATGAATCCGATAAATCTTCCCAGAGTGCACACAGCAGAGAAGCAATGTTTTACTGGTCTGAGTGTCTGAAAAGCTTTATTGGTAACCAGTCAGTTCACACAGGAAACAAGATGGTTGCTTCTCAAACGAGGAACATCTTCCTGCCCAAACCTGACCCTATTATCCCCAACAAGAGTCGCACAGGAGAGAAACGATTAACATGTACTGAATGTGGGGAGAGTTTTACTCAGATGTCAGGTTTTATTAAACACCAGACAATGCACACAGGAGAACCGCCAatctcgtgttctgaatgtggaaagtaTTTTACTTTAAAGGCTAGTCTTGTTAGGCATCAGAAGATTCACACAGGTGAAAAACCATTTAAATGTTCTCAATGTGGGAATTGTTTTACCCGGGCCTCTAGTCTAGTGTTACatcaaaggattcacacaggagaaaaaccattctcatgttctgaatgtggaaaatcttTTACCCGAGCTCCACTGCTTGTGTTACACAGaagaattcacacaggagaaaaaccataTAATTGCAATGATTGTGGTAAATGTTTCACCCAGGCCTCGCACCTCTCATCACAtaaaaggattcacacaggagaaaaaccatttCAATGTACTGAGTGTGGTAAAAGCTATAAAGATAGCTCAAGTCTTGTTACACATCAgcggattcacacaggagagagacCATTCTCATGCTCTGACTGTGGGAAAAGTTATAAAGATGGCTCAAGTCTTGTTACACATCAAAAGAATCACATAGGAGGGAAACCATTctcttgttctgaatgtggggaATGTTTTACAGATCACTTTTCTTACACTAGACACACGGGGACACATATAAGTTAA